The genomic window GGGTCAGGTCTAGTCCGCCGGCCAAATTAAATTCTGCCGTCTGCGGCATTTGCTCCAAGCCGTAAAGGGCCGAACGCACTTCCTGAGCAAAAATTCCGCCCACCCCCATGGAAGCATTTCTGTCCACTATAATCACCTGCTGGATTTGCGGCTGTGACAGAAAATACCGCAGCTCAGCCACAGGAAACGGGCGAAATTGTTTGATGCGAACCAGCGCCTCATCCCGTCCGGATATAAAACTTTTAATGGTCTGGGCCATACTTCCTGCGGTCACAAAAACTGTTTTAGCCTCAGAGTTCCCAGTATATTCCACCGCAGGATACCCCCGCCCGGTCAGGCGCAGATACCCATCGTTTAAAGCGGCATATTCCGGGCCTGCTGCTGCTGTGGCCGCAAAGCGGGCTTTCATTAACTTAGCCATTTGCTCGGAGTTCACCAGTCCATGCCGGTTCTCCGGAGCTTCAACATCAAAGGCCGGCTGCTGAGGTGCTGCCGGCAGAAAACTATCTGCCGTTTTTTGATCCGGAATTTCCACCGCTTCATAGGTATGGGAGAGATAAAAACCGTCATAGGACACCAGTACCGGCAGCCGCACCTTTTCTGCCAGACCAAAGGCCAAAAGCACGGTATCCAGAATCTCCTGCACATCGGCACAATACAGCTGAATCCAGCCCG from Dethiobacter alkaliphilus AHT 1 includes these protein-coding regions:
- the porA gene encoding pyruvate flavodoxin/ferredoxin oxidoreductase domain protein, whose protein sequence is MTKKIITGNEAVAHAVRLSRTQVISAYPITPQTTVMETLARMWAAGDYGGEYVTVESENSALAYCIGAAYAGARAFTATSAHGLAYMHELIHWAAGARLPIVMTNANRAMGAPWCIEPDQLDTLSQRDTGWIQLYCADVQEILDTVLLAFGLAEKVRLPVLVSYDGFYLSHTYEAVEIPDQKTADSFLPAAPQQPAFDVEAPENRHGLVNSEQMAKLMKARFAATAAAGPEYAALNDGYLRLTGRGYPAVEYTGNSEAKTVFVTAGSMAQTIKSFISGRDEALVRIKQFRPFPVAELRYFLSQPQIQQVIIVDRNASMGVGGIFAQEVRSALYGLEQMPQTAEFNLAGGLDLTPKLLEKCLDAAGGGEKLIWAVNLL